In Streptomyces dangxiongensis, one DNA window encodes the following:
- the glgX gene encoding glycogen debranching protein GlgX, which yields MQVWPGEAYPLGATYDGAGTNFAVFTEAADRVELCLLHDDGSETAVELRESDAFVRHAYVPGVMPGQRYGFRVHGPYDPARGLRCNSAKLLLDPYAKAVSGSVRWGEEVYGYHFDAPERRNDLDSAPHTMASVVINPYFDWGDDRPPRTEYHRTVIYEAHVKGLTMRHPGLPEELRGTYAGLAHPAVIEHLTKLGVTALELMPVHQFVNDHRLVDMGLNNYWGYNTLGFFAPHNAYASWGDRGQQVLEFKSAVRALHEAGIEVILDVVYNHTAEGNHLGPTLSFKGIDNPSYYRLTDDPRYYMDTTGTGNSLLMRSPHVLQLIMDSLRYWVTEMHVDGFRFDLAATLARQFHEVDRLSAFFDLIQQDPVISRVKLIAEPWDVGEGGYQVGNFPPLWSEWNGKYRDTVRDLWRGESRALAEFASRLTGSSDLYQDDGRRPLASINFVTCHDGFTLHDLVAYNDKHNDANGEDNRDGESHNRSWNCGAEGDTDDPEVLGLRARQMRNFIATLMLSQGVPMISHGDEFARTQGGNNNAYCQDNELSWVDWPDSLESDLLEFVRSMVWLRRDHPVFRRRRFFHGRPVEGPHDELSDIAWFTPDGGEMTQQDWDSAPASALTVFLNGNAISEPGPRGEHIADDSFLLMFNASPEPLDFLVPADLGRQWQVVVDTARTDGVPPNTGEKVAAGDRITLPDRSLTVLQRPA from the coding sequence ATGCAGGTCTGGCCTGGCGAGGCGTATCCACTCGGCGCCACCTATGACGGCGCCGGTACCAACTTCGCGGTCTTCACGGAGGCCGCGGACCGAGTAGAACTGTGTCTGCTCCACGACGACGGCTCGGAGACGGCCGTGGAACTGCGCGAGAGCGACGCGTTCGTGCGGCACGCGTACGTGCCGGGCGTGATGCCGGGACAACGGTACGGGTTCCGGGTGCACGGCCCGTACGACCCCGCGCGCGGACTGCGCTGCAACTCCGCGAAGCTGCTGCTCGACCCGTACGCGAAGGCGGTCAGCGGGTCGGTCCGGTGGGGCGAGGAGGTGTACGGCTACCACTTCGACGCCCCGGAACGGCGCAACGACCTGGACTCGGCGCCGCACACCATGGCGTCGGTGGTGATCAACCCCTACTTCGACTGGGGCGACGACCGGCCGCCCCGCACCGAGTACCACCGCACGGTGATCTACGAGGCCCACGTCAAGGGCCTGACCATGCGGCACCCCGGGCTCCCGGAGGAGCTGCGGGGCACCTACGCGGGGCTCGCCCACCCCGCGGTCATCGAACACCTGACCAAGCTCGGTGTGACGGCGCTCGAACTCATGCCCGTCCACCAGTTCGTGAACGACCACCGGCTGGTCGACATGGGCCTGAACAACTACTGGGGCTACAACACCCTCGGCTTCTTCGCCCCGCACAACGCGTACGCCTCCTGGGGCGACCGCGGCCAGCAGGTGCTGGAGTTCAAGTCGGCGGTCCGGGCACTGCACGAGGCCGGGATCGAGGTCATCCTGGACGTCGTCTACAACCACACCGCCGAGGGCAACCACCTGGGCCCGACGCTGTCCTTCAAGGGCATCGACAACCCGTCGTACTACCGCCTGACGGACGACCCCCGCTACTACATGGACACCACGGGCACCGGGAACTCGCTGCTCATGCGGTCCCCGCACGTGCTCCAGCTCATCATGGACTCGCTGCGGTACTGGGTCACCGAGATGCACGTCGACGGCTTCCGGTTCGACCTCGCGGCCACCCTGGCCCGGCAGTTCCACGAGGTGGACCGGCTCTCGGCGTTCTTCGACCTCATCCAGCAGGATCCGGTGATCAGCCGCGTCAAGCTCATCGCCGAACCCTGGGACGTCGGCGAGGGCGGCTACCAGGTGGGCAACTTCCCGCCCCTGTGGTCGGAGTGGAACGGCAAGTACCGGGACACCGTGCGGGACCTGTGGCGGGGCGAGTCGCGCGCGCTGGCGGAATTCGCCTCCCGGCTCACCGGTTCCTCGGACCTCTACCAGGACGACGGCCGCCGTCCGCTGGCCTCCATCAACTTCGTCACCTGCCACGACGGCTTCACGCTGCACGACCTCGTCGCGTACAACGACAAGCACAACGACGCCAACGGCGAGGACAACCGGGACGGCGAGAGCCACAACCGGTCCTGGAACTGCGGGGCGGAGGGCGACACCGACGACCCCGAGGTGCTGGGGCTGCGCGCCCGGCAGATGCGGAACTTCATCGCCACGCTGATGCTGTCCCAGGGCGTGCCGATGATCAGCCACGGCGACGAGTTCGCCCGCACCCAGGGCGGCAACAACAACGCCTACTGCCAGGACAACGAGCTGTCGTGGGTGGACTGGCCGGACTCCCTGGAGAGCGACCTGCTGGAGTTCGTCCGCTCGATGGTGTGGCTGCGCCGGGACCACCCGGTCTTCCGCCGGCGCCGCTTCTTCCACGGCCGCCCGGTGGAGGGCCCGCACGACGAGCTGTCCGACATCGCCTGGTTCACCCCCGACGGCGGCGAGATGACCCAGCAGGACTGGGACTCGGCACCGGCGTCCGCGCTGACGGTGTTCCTGAACGGCAACGCGATCTCGGAACCCGGCCCGCGCGGGGAGCACATCGCCGACGACTCCTTCCTGCTGATGTTCAACGCCTCGCCCGAGCCGCTGGACTTCCTGGTGCCGGCCGACCTCGGCCGGCAGTGGCAGGTGGTGGTCGACACGGCCCGCACGGACGGGGTGCCGCCGAACACGGGCGAGAAGGTCGCGGCCGGTGACCGGATCACCCTGCCGGACCGCAGCCTGACGGTGCTGCAACGCCCCGCGTGA
- a CDS encoding SAV2148 family HEPN domain-containing protein codes for MGSGGLELPSGDEGHGGNSADVPPGAVSLARPMDAGSIGPELDWDADAWREVHTRAQRAGRAYIWLNLVEQRLRAVVAAVLRPVYEPVHGDEWVVAAAGPAGQEWVQRAVAVREVSRRKGYLLDPADDNVLSFLTLPQLRELVVQHWPCFEPYFDERRDLELALDELEVTRNVVSRNRALSEAVLGQAERASARLLEMLGAGGDVPSARRLPVDAVEDLVGDRYADVVAVHSDRVRLLRQFPAEDIFDGARRLDAIGIGLNLLVQNFSGRRLMRLAESGCRVRLLFLNPASSSVKRRERELGMKRGELGRSVEMSILHMRRVRSRLRDPGAFEIQVYDETPRFTAYLVDGDGADGVAVVQSYLRGARGMESPVLVLRNGSRVVRADQAGEAGLFRTYREEFELAWADSRPVS; via the coding sequence GTGGGCTCGGGAGGGCTGGAGCTGCCTTCTGGTGACGAGGGTCACGGGGGGAACTCCGCAGACGTCCCGCCCGGCGCGGTGTCCCTGGCCCGGCCGATGGACGCGGGATCCATCGGGCCGGAGCTGGACTGGGACGCCGACGCCTGGCGCGAGGTGCACACCCGCGCCCAGCGGGCCGGCCGGGCCTACATCTGGCTGAACCTCGTCGAACAACGGCTGCGCGCGGTCGTGGCCGCCGTGCTGCGGCCGGTCTACGAACCCGTCCACGGCGACGAGTGGGTGGTCGCCGCGGCCGGGCCGGCCGGGCAGGAGTGGGTGCAGCGCGCGGTCGCCGTACGCGAGGTCAGCCGCCGCAAGGGCTATCTGCTCGACCCGGCCGACGACAACGTGCTCAGCTTCCTCACGCTGCCGCAGCTTCGCGAGCTGGTGGTGCAGCACTGGCCGTGCTTCGAGCCCTACTTCGACGAGCGCCGGGACCTCGAACTCGCCCTGGACGAGTTGGAGGTGACCCGCAACGTCGTCTCCCGCAACCGGGCCCTGTCCGAGGCGGTGCTCGGCCAGGCCGAGCGGGCCTCGGCACGGCTGCTGGAGATGCTCGGCGCCGGCGGCGACGTCCCCTCGGCGCGCAGGCTGCCCGTCGACGCCGTCGAGGACCTGGTCGGCGACCGGTACGCCGACGTCGTCGCCGTCCACTCCGACCGGGTGCGGCTGCTGCGCCAGTTCCCGGCCGAGGACATCTTCGACGGCGCCCGCCGGCTCGACGCCATCGGCATCGGGCTCAACCTGCTGGTGCAGAACTTCTCCGGACGGCGCCTGATGCGGCTCGCCGAGTCCGGCTGCCGGGTGCGGCTGCTCTTCCTCAACCCGGCCTCCAGCTCGGTCAAGCGCCGCGAACGCGAACTCGGGATGAAGCGGGGCGAACTGGGGCGCTCTGTGGAGATGAGCATCCTGCACATGCGCCGGGTGCGGTCGAGGCTGCGCGACCCGGGCGCCTTCGAGATCCAGGTGTACGACGAGACGCCCCGCTTCACCGCCTATCTGGTGGACGGCGACGGCGCCGACGGCGTGGCCGTGGTGCAGTCCTATCTGCGCGGGGCGCGGGGGATGGAGTCACCGGTGCTGGTGCTGCGCAACGGCAGCCGGGTGGTCAGGGCGGACCAGGCGGGCGAAGCCGGACTCTTCCGCACATATCGCGAGGAGTTCGAGCTGGCCTGGGCGGATTCGCGCCCTGTGTCCTGA